The stretch of DNA GAGGGCCCGGAAATCCCCGGCTCCGCTGATACCGTTGTACCCAACATCATCGCCGACGACTCGATCACCATCACCAAAGAGTTCATTGCTGATAACAACGAACTAGGTGGTGACGAGCGCAACGTGACCAGCGGCTACCATGCCATCGAATTCCTCCTTTGGGGTCAGGACCTCAACGAAGACGGCAGTGGGACGGGCACGCGCGATGCCTCCGGCGGCCAGCGCCCGGTGTCGGACTACAACACCACTGGCGGCTGCACCAGCGGTGTCGGTGTTGCTCAGCCCGATGACGTCTGCGTCCGCCGTGGTACGTATCTCCTGGCGGCTGCAGAGCTTCTCATCGAGGACCTTGACTCCGTGGTGGAAGCCTGGAACCCGAACGGCACGGACAACCACTACGCCAACTACATCGCTGGCGGTGATGTCTCCCTGGCCCTGATCCTCGAGGGTATGGGCCGCCTGAGCTTCGGTGAGCTGGCCGGCGAGCGCATGAACATCGCCCTGCTGACCAACAGCCAGGAAGACGAGCACTCTTGCTTCAGCGACAATACCCACCGTGATATTCTGCTCAACGCCAAAGGCGTCCAGAATTCGTTCCGCGGTGACTACACTCGCGTCGACGGCGAAGTGTTGTCCGGAGCGGGCATCGATGATCTCCTCGTCTCCGAAGGCTTCCCGGAACTCGCGAACACCCTTCGCGGCGCTCTCGAAGACACGATGGTGCGCGTGGGTGTGATCGACCAAGAAGCCAGAGCCGGTATGCCCTTCGATACGCAGATTCAGGTCGGTATCGCAGAGCCGAACATCAACGGGGCTATCGACGCGCTCGTCGCGCAGACTGACGCGATCGAAGAGGTCATCATCAACCTCGGTTTGACCACCGGAGATCTGCGTCAGGACACTGAGCAAGACCTTTAACCAATCGGATGGAAACACGTGCCCCCTCGCCTGCTGATCCTAGGACTCGTAACACTGGTGCTCGCTGCCTGCAGTGGTGGCGGTAGCGGTAGATCAGCTGGCGGCGGGGGCACCGGCGGTGGCGGAGGTGGCGGCGAGGTAGCGCCGCCGCCAGACCCACCACCAGACCCCGAGCCTCCGCCCGACCCCGTGCCCGTACTCACGGCCGGAGAGCGCTTCTCCGGTGGCGCCGCATCCACCACGCTCAGCAACGAGCGCGCCTTCAGTGACAGCCCCCAGGCGATCCAGGAGGATTTCTCCGCGGACGCCAACTTCAAGGGCGGGAACGCGATTTTCCGCAATGATCACGAGGGCCAGGGACCGGTGCTGAACGCCGCCACCTGCCAGGGATGCCACGTGCGCGACGGGCGCGGCCGCGTGCCCCCAGACGCCGACACGCCCTTTGCCTCCATGTTCCTGCGCCTGGGCCTTGGCAACGACGCCGACGGCAACGTAATCGCAGACCCTACCTACGGCACCCAGCTGCAGACCTTCGGTGCGGCCTCCTTCGAAGGCGCCGACATCAGCGTAGGCTTGGCGCGCTTCATGGGGGGACAGAGCGAGGCGATCGGAGAGGCTTTTGCCTTCATCGAATACGAGACCGTCGACGGCATGTACGCCGACGGCACATCTTACGAACTGCGATCGCCCACTTACAGAGTCAGAAGCCTGAGCTACGGCGACTTCGCGGACGGCATCCAGTTCTCGCCGCGTCTCGCTCAACAGATGATCGGCTTGGGCCTCCTCGATGCGATCGCCGATGCCGACATCGAGTCGGCGGCGGATCCAGCGGACCTCGACGGCGACGGCATCAGCGGCCGCGTCAATCGCAGCTTCGATCCCACCACCGGTCGGGACGGCGTGGGTCGCTTCGGCCACAAGGCCAGCTCCGTGTCCGTGCTGCAGCAGTCGATCAGCGCCTATCAGGGCGACATCGGCGTCACCAGCCGCTTCGCCACGGACGAGCCGTGCGCGCCGAACCAGGCGAGCTGCATCGCGGCGGCCCTGCTGGAGCCCGACCGCCACCCGGGCAACGTCGATATCCCGGATATCGAACTCGCCCTCGTCGAGTTCTACTCGCGCCTGCTCGCCGTGCCCGAACGCCGCGGCTACGACGAGCAAACGGACACGTGGGAACCGGACATCGTCGCCGGCCGTTCCTTGTTCTTCGAAGCCGGCTGCGGCACCTGCCACCGCCAGCGCTTTACCACCGGCACCGCACCCGGCAGCGTACTTGGCGCGATCGAGGTGAATCGCCTGGTGCCCGATGCGCCGCCGATCGGGGTGCTGTCCGAGCAGACGATCTACCCGTACACGGACCTTCTCCTGCACGACATGGGCGGTAGCTGCGCCCCGGTCGTCCGCGAAGCGTCGGACGGCGGCTTCTGCGACATTGGCCAGGACTGCACCTGGGTCCAGCGTTGCGAGGGGCTGGCAGATGGGCGAGCGGATCGTCTCGCGAGCGGCACGGAGTGGCGCACCGCACCCCTGTGGGGCCTCGGCCTCGTACAGGTGGTGAACCCGCAGGCGACCTTCCTGCACGACGGGCGCGCACGCACGATCGAAGAGGCCATCCTGTGGCACGGTGGTGAAGCCGAGCAGGCGCGCGCCAACTTCCTGGCCATGAGCGCCGATGAGCGCGCTCGCCTGCTCGCGTTCCTGGCATCCCTGTGACACTGCGTCCGCTCGGCATCGCCTTGGGCCTTGCGAGCGTGGCGATGCTCGTTAGCTGCGAACCGTCCATGGCACCGCTGCCGCCAGCGGCGCCGAGTTGGGCCTCGGCCACGCCCTCGCGAACCGACTTCTTCACGCCCGCGGCGGTACTTTCCGAGCGGGAGAAGCTCGATTTCTGGACCGGCTTCGCCCTCTTCCGAGACCCTTGGATTCCCTCGCCTGCCTCGACCACGGCGCGCGACGGCCTCGGCCCCCTGTTCAACGCCCATGCCTGCATCGCCTGCCACGCTGGCGGCGGACGCGGTGACGCCACCCACGATGACCCCCAGTCCGTTGCCCTAACGCTTCGCGTGGGCACGCGCGATCCCGCGGGCGGCTTCGCCCCGCACCCCGTGTGGGGCGAGCAAATTCAAACGCACGCCGTGTTTCCACCAGCCTCGACGGAAGCGGGCGGCGGCGCGGGCCGCGTCTACTTTACGGGCGAGGCGGCGGTCCGCACGACGGCGATTCCCGCACGTCGCATCGTCCTGCGCGACGGCACCACGGTGGCGCTCAGCGCGCCTCAGCACCGTATCGAGGCACCAGCGAAGCACACCGAAGGCGAGACCCTGGTCTCAGCGCGCCTCGCACCCGCCCTGTTCGGCCTCGGGCTACTGGAGGCGATCCCCGAGGCGCGCCTGCAGCAACTCGCGGACCCGGAGGATCGCAACGGCGACGGCGTCTCTGGACGTATCCACTGGCGCCTGGCGCCGACCCCGCAAGGTGCCAACGGTCCCCTTCGCCAGGCGGGGCGTTTCGGCTGGAAGGCAGCGAACCCGACCGTGCTGGCACAGACCGCTACCGCGTTCGTAGAGGATATGGGCATCACATCCGCTCTGCGCCCGAGTCAGCCGTGTACGGCGGTGCAGGCGCGGTGCCAGGCGCAGCGTCACGGCGCGGACACCGAGGAAGGGGTCGAGATCACCCGCGGGCTGCTCGACTACGTCGTGCACTTCGTCTCCCACGTCACGCCGCCGCCGCGCCCCGAGGCGAACGAAGAGCTTGGCCGCGGCGCGCGCCTGTTTGCGCGCGTCGGCTGCGACGGCTGTCATGTGCCCGCGCACGATGTGCGCATCCTGCAAGACAGCAAACTCGAGCTCTACGGCCAGGAGACGATTTGGCCGTACACGGACTTGCTGCTGCACGACATGGGCCCCGGACTCGCCGCCGAACTCCCCGAGGGCGACGCGGCAACCGACGAATGGCGCACCCCGCCCCTGTGGGGCCTGGGCGCGAGCCTCGAACACAACCCGCGCAGCGGCCTGCTGCACGACGGTCGTGCGCGCAACATCACCGAAGCCGTAGCCTGGCACGGCGGCGAAGGCGCCCGTGCCCGCGATCGCTTTTTGAACCTGACGGCGCGAGAGCGCGAAGCCCTGCTGGCCTTCGTTCGAGCGCTTTGATCCACCGGAGACTACCGATGCCTTCCTCACGACTGATCAAGACCCTGCTCGTCGCCGTCATGGCGCTGTTCCTCGCTGCCTGTGGTGGTGGTGGTGGTGGCGGCGGCGGCGGTCAGGGTGGCGGCACCGGCGGTGGCGGTGGCGGCGGCGACACCGGCGGCGGCGGCGGGGGCGACACCAACGACGACCCTCTCGGGCCCGTGGGCACGCTCGAAGAGGAGCAGGATCGTCTCTTCCTCACGATCGGCATGCAGATCATCGAGCCCGGCTACAGCGCCATGAAGGTGAGCATGGACGACCTCGCGACGAGCGCGACGCAGTACTGCGCCGATCCGGCGAACGGCGACCTCGCCGCCTTGAACGAGGCCTGGCGCCAGGCCATGCTCGACTGGCAGGCGATCGAGATCGTGCGCTTTGGCCCGGTCGAGGAAGACGCTCGTCGCCTGCGCTTACAGTTCTTCCCCGACGCGAATGACGCCGTGGTCAACAACACGACGCAGATCCTCGACGGTATGGACCCGATCGACGAGGCGCTAGTGGCTTCCAGCCCCGTTGGCGCCCAGGGCCTGCCAGCGATCGAATACCTGCTGTTCGAATTAGGCGGACTAGATGATGCAGTAAACGGCTCGCGCCGCTGTGAATTGCTGGTTGCGGTGGCGCAAAACCTGGCCACGATCGCGGGCGAACTGGCGACGGCCTGGAGCGCGTCCGGTCAGCTGATGGCCGATTTCACGAGCGCCAGCGGCGTGTACATGGACCGCGTCGAGGTGCTGACCGAAGTGCTCGAGAGCATGGCGCTGGAAACCGAGTTCGTCGCTGACGAGAAGATCACCCGTCCCCTCGCCGTTGGGGCAGCGTCAGCGGAGTCTTTTCGCTCCGAGAACTCGTTGGCTAATCTGGAGGCCAACGCTGCCGCCTTGCGCCAGTGGCTGGACCTCGGTCCCGAGGATACGGACTATGGACTCAGCGACTACCTGCGTCGCGCGGAGGAGGCCGACTCGATCAGCAACCAGCTCGACGATCAACTCACGGTGATCGAGGACAACATAGTCGCCATCGACGAGACACTGGAACAGCTGATCCTCACGGACCCATCGGCCGCAGCCATCGACGCAGTGCGCTCGACGATGCAAGACCTCGCTGACTCCTTTATCGACGCAGCCATCGCTGCCGACGTCAGTCTCGGCTTCAACAACCAAGACGGAGATTAGGCCTTGCCCATCGAGCGCAGGTCGCTGCTCGTCGGCGCTCTCGCTGCGGCACTCAGCAGCGCCTGCGGCCGACTGCCCGTCGCGCGCGAATCCCGCTTCATCAGCGGGGCGAGCGACGCGCATGGCGCCCACTACCTCGCGGCCTTCGACGGCCACGGCGAGGTGCAGTGGCGCACGCCGCTGCCCTTTCGGGGCCACGAGGTCGTGCCCTCGCTCGATGGCGAGTACGCCGTCCTCGTGGCACGACGTCCCGGTACGGGTCTGGTCCGCGTGCGCCTGACGGACGGCGCCGTGCTCACGCAGACCGTGGCCGGACCGGACCGCCACTTCTACGGCCACGGCGCGATCACGCAGGACGGCGCTCACCTGCTCACAAGCGAGAACGATTTCGCCCGCGAGCGCGGCGTGGTGAGCGTGCGCGATGCGCGCACGCTCAAGGTGCTCGAGGAGTACCCGAGCTACGGCATCGGCCCCCACGAGCTACGCTGGCTGAGCGACCACCGCACGCTCGCAATCGCCAATGGTGGCATCAGCACGCATCCTGCCTATGGCCGCAGCAAGCTCAACGTGCCGGATATGCAGCCGAGCCTCGCCCTCGTTGACACCCAATCATGGCAACTCATCGGCAGCACTAAACCGCAGGTGCACCTCAACAGCGTGCGCCATATCGATGTGCTGCCCGACGACCGCGTGATCATCGGCATGCAGCACCAGGGCGAGCACGGCACGGACATCCCGATCGTGGCCATCAGCAGCCTTGACCAAGGCGTGCGAGCGCTGCCCTGCCCACCGGCAGATCTGCATGCGCTCGCCATGTACGTGGCAGACGTCTGCGTCGATCCCGCGACTGGCCACGCCGTCGCCACATGCCCACGCGGCAACCGCATCACCTTCTGGGACACGGCGCATAACGCCTACGTGGGGAGCTTGCGCCTCGCCGACGCTGCGGGCGTGTGCATCGACTCCTCGACTAACGAATTCGTCGTCACCTCAGGCCGCGGCAACATCTACCGACTGGGCGTGAGCGACTTCACTCTACGGGCGGACAAGACGGCGCGCGCCCCGGGGTTGCGCTGGGACAATCACGTCGTCGCCGTCTAGTGGGCCGCCTGGTAAATAAGGTAGGGCTCAGCGAGCGGGACTGGCGTCAGGGCAAGGCGGGCGAGCGCAGTCATAGCAGCGCTATGGCTGCGCTTGACCATCGCCGCCATGGCGTCAGTCAGGCTCGCCCTTCGGGTCCGGGCAGGGGCGCTGCCACCGGCGTTGCGCCCCTTGCCAATGGCCGGGCCATTGGCTGCGCGACGCGCCTTGCTGGCAGCGCCCCTGCCCAGACTGAGCGTTCCCTTATTTACCAAGCGGCCCACTAGCGCCGCCACTCGACAGGATTCCAATGAACTACAGAGATTTGGCCTTATTCGCGCTCTTCGCTGCCGCATCGACCGCCCCAGCCCAAGAGGCGAGCGACTCGACGGCGACGATCGGCGCGCGCCCGGCGCGCGAGCTCGAGGAGATCACCATCATCGGCTCGCGCGACGACCTGCGCAGCGTGCCGGGCGGCGCCACGATCCTCACGACTGAGGACATCCAACGCTTCAACCAGTCGGACATTCAACGCGTGCTGCGCCAGGTACCAGGGGTGACCGTGCAGGTGGAGGATGGCTTCGGCCTGCGCCCGAACCTCAGCATCCGGGGCACCGCCTCGGAGCGCAGCTCGAGCATCACCTTGCTCGAAGACGGGATCCTCATCGCGCCGGCGCCCTACTCGGCCCCCGCCGCCTACTATTTCCCAACGGCCGGCCGCCTATCCGGCGTGGAAGTACTAAAGGGCCCCGCTGCGATCACCGAGGGGCCATACACGATCGGCGGAGCCGTCAACCTACTGTCGACGCCGATCCCGGACTCGCGCAGCGGCCTGATCAATTTGCAAGGTGGCGAAGATGCCACGGTGCGCCTGCACGCCCACTACGGCGATGATACGGGCCGCTTCGGCTGGTTGGTGGAGACCCACCAGTGGCGCTCGGACGGCTTCCAGCGCTTGGACACGGGTGAGGATACGGGGCTCGAGAAGCAGGACTACATGGCCAAGCTCCGCTACAGCACGGACAGCGACGCCACCTGGTATCAGCAGCTCGACCTTAAGCTCCAGTACGCAGAGGAGGACTCGGACCAGAGCTATCTCGGCCTCACGGACGACGACTTCGGCGCCCAGCCCGTGCGCCGCTACGGCCTCTCGTCGCTCGACAACATCCAGACCGAGCATAGCCAGATCCTGCTCCGCCACCTGCTGCGCAAGGGCGACTTTTCCCTGACGACCTCCGCCTACTACAACGACTTCCAGCGCAACTGGTTCAAGACCGAGGAATTCGACGTCACCGGTAGCCCCGACGCGAGCAGCTTCAACGGCATCAGCTGGTTCCAGGTGATCCAGGCGATCAATTTGGGTAACTCCGTCGGCCCCCTGATGGCCGAGGACTTGTCGGCCATCCTCGCCGGCGGCGATACAGATGAGGGCGCGATCCAGATTCGCGCCAACGACCGCGAGTACTACTCGGCGGGCATCCAGTTCGATGCGAGCTGGGATCTCACTCTCGGTCGCACCCAGCATCACTTGACCGCCGGCCTGCGCCTGCACACGGATCACGAGGAACGGCTTCAGCGCAACAGCACCTACACGCAGACCGACGGTGCCCTGGTGCTCGACGACCTCGGCCTCCTAGGCAACGCGGGCAACAGCGAGCAAAACGCTGACGCCCTTGCCCTCTACGTGCGGGACGAAATCCAGATCGGTCGCCTGGCCCTCTCGCCGGGCGTACGCTTCGAGTCGATCCAGCAGGATCGCACGCGCTGGGAGACGCGCCCGGCGCAGACCAGCGATCCGTCCTC from Pseudomonadota bacterium encodes:
- a CDS encoding imelysin family protein; amino-acid sequence: MRNFFVGLVALGAVGLAGCEGDDGIDGAAGPAGPAGPAGPAGVTTLVTRDDVIKTNANIAFAAYGDSYLKAIDLMGALEMLVADPTDANLDAAKQAWLDAREPYGQTEVYRFRVGPIDALLPDGSLGEEGDGPECAINCWPLGEALIDYVAMQVDGDEGPEIPGSADTVVPNIIADDSITITKEFIADNNELGGDERNVTSGYHAIEFLLWGQDLNEDGSGTGTRDASGGQRPVSDYNTTGGCTSGVGVAQPDDVCVRRGTYLLAAAELLIEDLDSVVEAWNPNGTDNHYANYIAGGDVSLALILEGMGRLSFGELAGERMNIALLTNSQEDEHSCFSDNTHRDILLNAKGVQNSFRGDYTRVDGEVLSGAGIDDLLVSEGFPELANTLRGALEDTMVRVGVIDQEARAGMPFDTQIQVGIAEPNINGAIDALVAQTDAIEEVIINLGLTTGDLRQDTEQDL
- a CDS encoding TonB-dependent receptor codes for the protein MNYRDLALFALFAAASTAPAQEASDSTATIGARPARELEEITIIGSRDDLRSVPGGATILTTEDIQRFNQSDIQRVLRQVPGVTVQVEDGFGLRPNLSIRGTASERSSSITLLEDGILIAPAPYSAPAAYYFPTAGRLSGVEVLKGPAAITEGPYTIGGAVNLLSTPIPDSRSGLINLQGGEDATVRLHAHYGDDTGRFGWLVETHQWRSDGFQRLDTGEDTGLEKQDYMAKLRYSTDSDATWYQQLDLKLQYAEEDSDQSYLGLTDDDFGAQPVRRYGLSSLDNIQTEHSQILLRHLLRKGDFSLTTSAYYNDFQRNWFKTEEFDVTGSPDASSFNGISWFQVIQAINLGNSVGPLMAEDLSAILAGGDTDEGAIQIRANDREYYSAGIQFDASWDLTLGRTQHHLTAGLRLHTDHEERLQRNSTYTQTDGALVLDDLGLLGNAGNSEQNADALALYVRDEIQIGRLALSPGVRFESIQQDRTRWETRPAQTSDPSSRSDDNIRDQRENDTDVVIPGLGFAFDIGEGLVAYGGVHRGFSAPSNAPDVDPEESNNFELGARFTRSNLFVDLGLFLTDYDNLVGTCTASSGTDCEIGDAFNGDAATVRGIELLTRTAFELTPRLRLPISLTYTFIDAQFDSDIADTDFFGEVSAGDPLPYIPRHQGLFTVGLESERWGSFLSFNYTDETCVRAACGPFETTESSAIFDASVFFRLRDQITFTATVENLTDNDVIVARTPYGARPNKARTAIFGVRVGL
- a CDS encoding di-heme oxidoredictase family protein, giving the protein MTLRPLGIALGLASVAMLVSCEPSMAPLPPAAPSWASATPSRTDFFTPAAVLSEREKLDFWTGFALFRDPWIPSPASTTARDGLGPLFNAHACIACHAGGGRGDATHDDPQSVALTLRVGTRDPAGGFAPHPVWGEQIQTHAVFPPASTEAGGGAGRVYFTGEAAVRTTAIPARRIVLRDGTTVALSAPQHRIEAPAKHTEGETLVSARLAPALFGLGLLEAIPEARLQQLADPEDRNGDGVSGRIHWRLAPTPQGANGPLRQAGRFGWKAANPTVLAQTATAFVEDMGITSALRPSQPCTAVQARCQAQRHGADTEEGVEITRGLLDYVVHFVSHVTPPPRPEANEELGRGARLFARVGCDGCHVPAHDVRILQDSKLELYGQETIWPYTDLLLHDMGPGLAAELPEGDAATDEWRTPPLWGLGASLEHNPRSGLLHDGRARNITEAVAWHGGEGARARDRFLNLTAREREALLAFVRAL
- a CDS encoding DUF1513 domain-containing protein, whose protein sequence is MPIERRSLLVGALAAALSSACGRLPVARESRFISGASDAHGAHYLAAFDGHGEVQWRTPLPFRGHEVVPSLDGEYAVLVARRPGTGLVRVRLTDGAVLTQTVAGPDRHFYGHGAITQDGAHLLTSENDFARERGVVSVRDARTLKVLEEYPSYGIGPHELRWLSDHRTLAIANGGISTHPAYGRSKLNVPDMQPSLALVDTQSWQLIGSTKPQVHLNSVRHIDVLPDDRVIIGMQHQGEHGTDIPIVAISSLDQGVRALPCPPADLHALAMYVADVCVDPATGHAVATCPRGNRITFWDTAHNAYVGSLRLADAAGVCIDSSTNEFVVTSGRGNIYRLGVSDFTLRADKTARAPGLRWDNHVVAV
- a CDS encoding di-heme oxidoredictase family protein encodes the protein MPPRLLILGLVTLVLAACSGGGSGRSAGGGGTGGGGGGGEVAPPPDPPPDPEPPPDPVPVLTAGERFSGGAASTTLSNERAFSDSPQAIQEDFSADANFKGGNAIFRNDHEGQGPVLNAATCQGCHVRDGRGRVPPDADTPFASMFLRLGLGNDADGNVIADPTYGTQLQTFGAASFEGADISVGLARFMGGQSEAIGEAFAFIEYETVDGMYADGTSYELRSPTYRVRSLSYGDFADGIQFSPRLAQQMIGLGLLDAIADADIESAADPADLDGDGISGRVNRSFDPTTGRDGVGRFGHKASSVSVLQQSISAYQGDIGVTSRFATDEPCAPNQASCIAAALLEPDRHPGNVDIPDIELALVEFYSRLLAVPERRGYDEQTDTWEPDIVAGRSLFFEAGCGTCHRQRFTTGTAPGSVLGAIEVNRLVPDAPPIGVLSEQTIYPYTDLLLHDMGGSCAPVVREASDGGFCDIGQDCTWVQRCEGLADGRADRLASGTEWRTAPLWGLGLVQVVNPQATFLHDGRARTIEEAILWHGGEAEQARANFLAMSADERARLLAFLASL
- a CDS encoding imelysin family protein, whose amino-acid sequence is MPSSRLIKTLLVAVMALFLAACGGGGGGGGGGQGGGTGGGGGGGDTGGGGGGDTNDDPLGPVGTLEEEQDRLFLTIGMQIIEPGYSAMKVSMDDLATSATQYCADPANGDLAALNEAWRQAMLDWQAIEIVRFGPVEEDARRLRLQFFPDANDAVVNNTTQILDGMDPIDEALVASSPVGAQGLPAIEYLLFELGGLDDAVNGSRRCELLVAVAQNLATIAGELATAWSASGQLMADFTSASGVYMDRVEVLTEVLESMALETEFVADEKITRPLAVGAASAESFRSENSLANLEANAAALRQWLDLGPEDTDYGLSDYLRRAEEADSISNQLDDQLTVIEDNIVAIDETLEQLILTDPSAAAIDAVRSTMQDLADSFIDAAIAADVSLGFNNQDGD